TAGGGATAGCTCAGCCCAGttctaaggaaaagaaaatctctgACCACAGAAGCAGTGAAGGAGGCTATCCCTCACCCTATGGGAACTGTATTAGCAGAGTTGGTGGCACCCTCTTGGGCTTCCTGAACACTGCCCTCAGGGTCTTGGCCCTATCCCTATCTGGACTGTAGAAAGAAGTTCTCCCTCAAGCATCAGAGGGAGACCCACTAAAGAGTCCACACAGGGGAGAGGCCCCTCTCTTGTGGCCTCTGCCCCCAGCATTCCTGGGACTTCTCTGCCATGACCAAGCACCAAAGGATGCAAGGCACAGCCCCTTACTTCTGCCCTCTATGCCAGGCTGGGTGCCCCCAGCTTGGCCACTGTGCAAGCCCACATTCAGAGCCATCCACCAGGACAACTGCCACCTGGATAGACCATCCAATCCACTTTCCTCAATTCTTCCTCCAAAGCTCCCTCATCTCATTGTCCCGATATCACCACCAcctcctgttcctcctcttctccatctccttctctagccgTCTGAAagcaggatcttgcagcttctctGGCCACAAACCATACTGGAAGCTTAAATGAGGAAAAGGGATTTGAAAGGAGGAGCAAACAATGGAAATGAAGCACAGAAACCTAGGCCTATCAGGCCCTGATCCCAGACTTGCTTCCCTCCTTGCCTGCCTGCCTCATGGGTAGCAGAATCTTAGTGTTGGTGTCTTGGCCCTAGCTCTTTAGGAACTTTATTTTTGAAGCTGAACCTCTTGGTTGACACTAGTTGGCCATCAAGTGAAGGAAGGCCAGTCAGATGGTGAGGGTAGGTGCTACCTCTATGGAACCTGACTATATGACCACAATAAAGCTGTCAGAGCCTCGGCTctcagaggaggaggaaaaaaaacacccccCCAAAAACCCCAAATATATGTAATCATtgggaaagtactttataaatacaaCACTACATGTGAGTTGTTGTTGTTACATCTCTTCAGTATACAACATTTAGCAATAAGAAACAAGAGAGGCCAAAGGCTATAATGACTACGTGGAAAACTCACACATATATCACAAATGCCTTTTTTTAAGAAGAGAATTAGGAGACACTAAACATGGTGAACACCAAATAAGCAACCCAATtaaaaaataactgaatgaatgaataaataaatgttccAACAGACAGGAAACAGCTGGGTGCTGATGTGGGAATTATTTCTGAATCAGCTATCTGTGTACAGCTGATTTGTCACTATTTGTGACTATTGCTTTGTTAGAGCAAAGAATAAAACTGATaccaaataaaaagaatataaatgaaaagacatAGTGTCCTATTGGGGTAACTCTAACTTGGTCTACTTAAATAAgctattgaattttaaaaaacaggaagCTGATAAAAGAATTGATATTGATTGATTCAGACTATTACCATCTCCTGAGAAAGTTTAAATAATTCAAGTAAATCACCAAAAGACAAAGACCCCAAGAGCCTAAAACTTTTGCTGTCTTTGCCAAGCCTAGGTGTACaggtgtatttatatacatatcatGTACAGAAAGTGCAGGAGAAAATAGACTGGGCCAAGAATTGAATAGAAGGAGGAGAGCTGTGTGGATTATAGAGGCACAAGGGCAGACAAGGGCAAAaatggtttagaatataaacttgttaAAACCTTATGGAAAATGGTGGTAGGACATTTTGAGCAATAGTATctcataaaatacaaacaaaaaagcagtggaaaaaataagtttatagAAAATCTGGCAAGCAATCCAATTAAAAGAcatgaaatttaagaaaaaattcaaTCAGAACAGATGGGAAGTCTTGTATTTGGATGCAACAAATCACCTCTGCAAACACAAGGTGGAGGATGCTAGTCATcggttcatctgaaaaagatctggcaGTCTTAGAGGActatttaaaagattatttagAGGACTATTAAAGAGTTAATAGTGGGATTTGACAGCTTTCAAAGTTAATGCAATCTTAGGCTGAGTGGCATAGCTTTCAGAAACAATCGGTGATAGTCTTGCTATACTCTACCCTGATCAAATACCTAgagtattgttttcatttctgggGATAGGATAATGAAGGCCTTGAGTTTATACTATATGAGCATGAGTTGAACAAACTAGGGATGTTTTGCCCAGAgaagaaagatttggaagagaGGAATAACAGGTATATTCAAGTAATTGAAGATCCATTAGCTAAAAGAGCTCTtagggggtggaaccaagatggtggctggaaagcagggacttactcaTGTAAGCTCATGcgcccacccaggtccctccaaacaactataaaaaatagctctgaacaaattctagaactgcagaatccacgaaatagcagagggaagcaggggtccagcccaggacagcctggatggtcacggtGTAAGGTCCATCACATGAGGctggggagcagagtggagcagagcccagcagaccaaccagaccaggagccaggcagaacaggccctagcaccctgaatcagtgagctgtggcagttaccagacttgtcaacccacaaacaccaaagacaacagagaaggttagtgggaaaagctgctgggacagagtgaaagaagtttgcAGTTTGGTCATTGCCccagaggcagcggaggtggtgcagctacagcactacaggcccacctggtgagaggaattaagtggtggatctgagtgggagtgcagagtcagctgagatctgagtctggtctgggttggtggttcttggaggaggaggagtgctggtgtggcagagcttgctgtgtagctctgaaaacaacatcacagcccctcaagcttgggacaaagtactcatactctataagcagtcataccctgatgaaaaactcaaggatcaagtaagttgactgggaacatggccaggcagctaaaatggactcagattcagactcagactttggaatctttctttggtgacaaagaagaccaaaatatacagccagaagaagtcaactaagtcaaagagcctacatcaaaagcctccaagaaaaacatgaactggtctcaggccacggaagagctcaaaaaggatttggaaaagaaagttagaggagtaaaggaaaaattgggaagagaaatgagagtgatgtgagaaaaccatgaaaaacaagtcaatgacttgctaaaggagacacaaaaaatactgaagaaaataacaccttgaaaaatagatgaactcaaatggcaaaagagctccaaaaagccaatgaggagaagaatgccttgaaaggcagaattagtcaaatggaaaaggaggtccaaaagaccactgaagaaaatactaccttaaaaattagattggagcaagtggaagctagtgacttgatgagaaatcaagatattataaaacagagccaaaggaatgaaaaaatggaagacaatgtgaaatatctcattggaaaaactgctgacctggaaaatagatccatgagacagaatttaaaaattactggactacctgaaagccatgatcaaaaaaagagcctagatatcatcttttgagaaattatcaaggaaaactgccctgatattctagagccagaggataaaatagaaattgaaagaatccactgatcacctcctgaaaaagatcccaaaaagaaaactcctaggaatattgtcaccaaattccagagctcccagatcaaggagaaaatactgcaagcagccagaaagaaacaatttgagtattgtggaaacataatcaggatagcccaagatctagcagcttctacattaagggattgaaaggcttggaatatgatatgccggaggtcaatggagctaggattaaaaccaagaatcacctacccagcaaaattgagtatcatgctccaaggcaaaatgtggattttcaataaaatagaggatttttgagctttctcagtgaaaagaacagagctgaatagaaaatctgactttcaaacacaagaatcaagagaagcatgaaaaggtaaacaagaaagagaaatcataaaggacttactgaagttgaactgttttgtttacattcctacgtggaaagatgatgtgtataattcatgagacctcaggattagggtagctgaagggaatatacacatatagagagacagagggcacagggtgagttgaatatgaagggatgatatctaaaaaaatcaaatcaaattaagggatgagagaggaatatattgagagagggagaaagggagagatagaatggggtaaattatcttgcataaaagtggcaagaaaaagcagttctgtaggaagggaagagggggcaggtgagggggaatgagtgaatcttgctctcatcagatttgacctgaggagggaataacatacacacttaatggggtatcttactccactggaaagaaagaagaaggagataaaaaaaggggggacgacagaagggagggcaggtgggggaggaggtaatcaaaaacaaacactttcaaagagggatagggtcaagggagaaaattgaataaagggggataggataggaaggagcaaaatatagttagtctgtcacaccatgagtattgtggaagggtttcacataatgatgcgcatgtggcctatggtgaattgcttgccttcttagggagggtgggtggggagggaagagaaaatttggaactcaaagttttaaaaacagatgttcaaaaaaaaaagtttttgcatgcaactaggaaataagatatacaggcagtggggcatagaaatctaagggaaaaggggatgggagggagtggggtgacagaagggagggctgactggggaatggggcaaccagaatatatgccatcttggagtgggggggcggtagaaatagggaaaaaatttgtaattcaaactcttgtgaaaatgctgaaaactaaaaataaataaacaaatgttcTTAAAAAAAGAGCTCTTAAACTCGTTCTGCTTGGCTTCAGAGGATAGAACAAGATTCAATGGGCAGAAATTATAGAGAAGCAAATTTGGGTTTCATGTatggaaacattttttaacaaCCCAAATCTGGAATGGATGATCCATCCAGTGATACCAGCCCCttggctgttccataaacaagacaatCCCTCTTCCCAGTCTGAGAGTTTTCACTGGCTGAGAGTTTCCACACCTGGAACCCTCCCCATCCCGCCACCTCCTGGCTTTCTGGGGTTCCTTCTAGTCCTAGTTAAAaccctaccttctataggaaccTTTTCCCAATCATccttaattctagtcccttcctcctattattattactaatttatCCTAcgtataacttgtttgtataaaattgtttacatattgtctctcccattagactgtgagctccttgagatctgggactatcttttgcctttctttgtatccccagcactaagcacaaTATTtaacacatagtagttgcttcaataaatgcttattgaccaactGATTGCCTGCCTTAGGAGGTACTAGATTTCTCTTCATTGGAAAATTTCAAGAAAttgctgaatgaccacttgttgggtatgtggTAAAGGGGACTTTTTTTCAGTTATGGGTTGagctagatggccactgaggttccCTTTGAACTCCTCTATTCTAGGATTTTGTGATCTGGAAAGCCTATCAGTACAAAACTTGGAGGAAACTTCCTTCAAGTGAAAACTTCCGCAAAAATTGGAACTCATCTCTTAATATTGTTACAAGAAGTTATTTTCTCCATCAAGACGATGAAGTCATGACATCATGGATCCTAATACCATAATTTCCAGTGATGAATGAGGAATAGTGATAAACAGGAACACAGAGATGTTGCTAAAGAAAACAGCGATGAAAAAGCATCTAAAGTAAGCCAGGTAAACCAAAGAAGTGTTTGCGCTGTGCTGGAGATTACAGTTTTAAGGGCAGACTGATTCTCAATTTATGTGAAATAGGGGAATATATTAACAGAGTGGTAAAGTCAAGGACCTTGTTATTACTGAAAATTGGTgatgtagaaaatatttttaaaacctacTAACCCATATGCCTGTCttggaaaaaatctttataagaaTAATGTACACACGCATCAAGAACATACTTAATAAAGTTATGAGAAGACTTCAAACAAGCaggcttttgcaaatgatattctaCAGCAATGCACATCTTTACGTTCTTACATTTGAAGAAAATGTGTAGAGACTACAAAATCCCACTGTGCTTATTTCTGTTAactatgaaaaagcatttgaagtGGAAAATGAAAATGCCACCATACTGGCCCTTCTCCAACAAGTTGTCTCTTGTGATTAAGTTAAAATTTATCTAAGAATCCTTGAAAGATGAAGCaacaaaaatagataatttttatgtTCTCCTGATTAGTAATATCAAATGAGgtataaaaaaagaagatatatgCTCACCATAGGTGTTTTGTCATCATTATGGGTGATATTGACATCATAATCCAGTATGGTAACATATTCAAATGTTCTCCTTTGCACACAGCCTTGTTCAGATTATATCAAGCCTTGGAGCATTGTGGAACTTCCTAAATGATATCCATAATCACTCATAGGAGCTTGACCCAACCATCCAtacaagaaaaaccaagtggataaataaatgcctattctCATAGACATTATCACATATATTTGGCTGGTTACCATGTAGCACTCAGTATTTGTCTCTAAGATAGATACTGCTGATTCACAATTTTGCATATGTAAAAATAAGAGGTATAATCTATATACTGTTTTGAAATACTACTATTATAGCctttaaaatgtgaaattttacttaaaatatttgTGTATCTCCCTTacaagatgaagaaaacaagacagCAAAAAAGCAATTTGATTTAATTCAGTTTATTTCTATTAGAAAGGAGATTCTCAGCTAGATACGGGTTAAGTGGAAGGATTTCTGAAGTATCtcccaactctgaggttctatgtttttgtaatttaattcGATAGACCATGCCACCACTATGTGCAAAGCCTGAAGCAGCTCATTGTAGgaatattttttctacctctgatGGAGGTAGAATAGATAAATCCTTAGCTTGAATAGCATGTGCTAATATAGGAGATCAAAGTAACAAATACCACTTTTCTTTATAAAAACATGAGGAAGGCAGTACATTTAAATGCAGTCTGTTAAAAGCAAGACTTTaccacttctcattttttttaacatttatttccacatctTCCCCAAAGAGGAGCCTTTAGTGCAGACTATGCATCTGCAAATTAGCTGAACAGAGTTAGCTTAAAAGTCTAGTTTCCATGAAATGATTAAATATCCCTCTGCCATTTAAAAGCTTATAACAATATTCTCTTTTAAAGTTGTTGTCTTACATGGTTTAGATATCAGTACTAATTACCATATTTcaccatgtataagacgcactgcttttcgaaaaatttggggtctaaaaactgggtg
This Trichosurus vulpecula isolate mTriVul1 chromosome 2, mTriVul1.pri, whole genome shotgun sequence DNA region includes the following protein-coding sequences:
- the ZBTB32 gene encoding LOW QUALITY PROTEIN: zinc finger and BTB domain-containing protein 32 (The sequence of the model RefSeq protein was modified relative to this genomic sequence to represent the inferred CDS: deleted 1 base in 1 codon; substituted 2 bases at 2 genomic stop codons), whose translation is MREVVRSRARTQVDCIHDFLNSLTDRNGNSGSCAKYIGAKGFWKKAMDGLLDTQRLSMLVTQQIEQKKFSLKHQRETHXRVHTGERPLSCGLCPQHSWDFSAMTKHQRMQGTAPYFCPLCQAGCPSLATVQAHIQSHPPGQLPPGXTIQSTFLNSSSKAPSSHCPDITTTSCSSSSPSPSLAV